The genomic window TGACGCCCAGGAACGTGAATCCAAGCAGCACTGTTGCGAGTAAAAATCTGGCGGCGCGCTCGCGGCGTTCTGAACGTACAGCATTCAGCGCGAGGATCATCGTGAGGCTGCTGGTCACCAGCACCGCTGTATTGACAGCGCCGAGCTGCCAATTCACATGCGATGCCTGATCGGGCCAGCCGCCGTGCGCGATTCTGAGCAGCACATACGAGCCGATCAGTCCGCCAAAGATCATGACCTCCGAAGCAAGAAACCACCAAACGCCGAGCTTCCCGACGGCTGGATGGAATGCATCGAGTCCTTCAAGCGTTTCGACGGATGAAGTATGCACGGCGTTGCTCATCTATAGACTCGCGCGGTGTTGGGGTTCGCCATCATTCATTCCGCCGCCGCGGTGGCAAGGACAGCCGGTTCGGGTTCCGTTTGCGGAATCCAGTCGCGGGACGCGCCCGGCACGCTGTATTCGTACGGATCGCGACAGACAATCGGAACCGTTCTGAAGTTCTCGTGAGGCGGAGGAGAATCGGTCATCCATTCGAGCGTGTTGGCTTGCCACGGATTGGCGACGGCCTTCTTGCCGCGCACCAGGCTGTACCCGAAGTTGATTACGAACGGCAGTTGTCCAAGTAGCAGGCCAATCGTCGCGATCGTCGCGATCAGGTGCATGGGCTGCACCGGCTTCAGGAAGTCGTACGAGCTCATTTCGTAGATGCGCCTTGGGTTTCCCTGAAGGCCGGCCAGGAACAGCGGGATGAACACCGCGTTGAAACAGACGAGCGTCAAGTAGAAATGAATCTTGCCCAGCGTCTCGTTCATCATTCGTCCGAAGAACTTCGGGTACCAATAGTAGATACCAGCGAAACCGCCGAAGAACGTCACCGGAAAAAGCGTGTAGTGAAAATGCGCAACCACAAAGTAGGTACCGTGCAGAAAGATGTCTGTGGTT from Candidatus Binatus sp. includes these protein-coding regions:
- a CDS encoding cytochrome c oxidase subunit 3, with the translated sequence MSNAVHTSSVETLEGLDAFHPAVGKLGVWWFLASEVMIFGGLIGSYVLLRIAHGGWPDQASHVNWQLGAVNTAVLVTSSLTMILALNAVRSERRERAARFLLATVLLGFTFLGVKSIEYSREISEGFTPGAGMFWSFYYLMTGLHGVHVFGGIILNATLYAAAVSGSLWSSDRRERVEFAGLYWHFVDVVWIFLFPLLYLA